From Mycobacterium cookii:
CGAGGCCGCGCTGGACGCCGGTGAGAACCCGATGGACGTCGCCGCCGCGCACCCGTCGGCGTCGATCGCGTGGGCGGCGTTGGCCGAAGGCGCGTTGGCCGACGACAAGGCGGTCACCGCCTACGCCTACGCCCGGACGGGTTATCACCGCGGCCTCGACCAGTTGCGCCGCAACGGCTGGAAAGGCTTCGGCCCGGTGCCGTACTCGCATGAGCCCAACCGAGGTTTCCTGCGGTGCGTGGCCGCGCTGGCCCGGGCGGCCGACGCGATCGGTGAAACCGACGAACAGGCCCGGTGCCGGGACCTACTCGACGATTGCGACCCGGGTGCTCGAGCCGCGCTCGGGTTGAGCTAGAAGCCGGCCGCGCACCCGCCGACGTCCTCGTTCCGCTCGATCTGAATGGTGGCGTGATCCAGCCCGCGCGCATGCAGCAACGCCTGAGCGTCGTGCAACACCCGCGACGAGTCTGCGCGACTGGTCAGATGGGCCGTCACCATGTCCTTTCCGGGCACCAGTGTCCAGACGTGTA
This genomic window contains:
- a CDS encoding DUF3151 domain-containing protein is translated as MTPMHDLLGPEPIALPGDPEAEAALDAGENPMDVAAAHPSASIAWAALAEGALADDKAVTAYAYARTGYHRGLDQLRRNGWKGFGPVPYSHEPNRGFLRCVAALARAADAIGETDEQARCRDLLDDCDPGARAALGLS